From one Triticum aestivum cultivar Chinese Spring chromosome 4B, IWGSC CS RefSeq v2.1, whole genome shotgun sequence genomic stretch:
- the LOC123091432 gene encoding probable receptor-like protein kinase At3g17420, with the protein MEAVYQALVVTVAAFVGISLPCLLLAFLCRHRKNRLLEPDHRCSSSSSLPISAPVGISSELSSSWSLYGSAVDSSLKKLSLDDLARATGEFSPDNIIGDGSFGFVYRAVLPDGGPAVAVKRLSADHAAGAGNREFRAELEVLGSLSHRNLARLLGYCAAGRDRLLVYELLERGSLDAWLHGDAASAGGLLPWPARLRVTRGAAAALAFLHHDRHPPVLHRDVKSSNVLLDEGFEAKLADFGHARVVTGGPAASQLSTQAAGTAGYMAPEIREGVGASVKADVYSFGVLMMETVTGRRPSWPMKNIRGKEVELLKWAREKVEADISSEIADHRMGLEGEKETKEVKAFLDIAQSCTEESPKYRPTMKEVVERLNRL; encoded by the exons ATGGAAGCTGTGTACCAAGCGCTGGTCGTGACCGTGGCTGCCTTCGTAGGCATCTCCTTACCCTgcctcctcctcgccttcctctGCCGCCACCGCAAGAACCGCCTCCTCGAGCCGGACCACCGCTGCTCGTCATCGTCGTCCCTCCCAATCTCCGCCCCGGTCGGAATATCGTCGGAGCTCTCCTCGTCGTGGTCGCTGTACGGATCGGCCGTCGACTCCTCGCTCAAGAAGCTCTCGCTCGACGACCTCGCCAGGGCCACCGGCGAATTCTCCCCGGACAACATCATCGGCGACGGCAGCTTCGGGTTCGTGTACCGCGCCGTGCTCCCGGACGGAGGACCCGCGGTTGCCGTGAAGCGCCTCTCCGCGGaccacgccgccggcgccggcaACCGCGAGTTCCGCGCCGAGCTGGAGGTGCTCGGCAGCCTCAGCCACCGCAACCTCGCGCGCCTGCTTGGCTACTGCGCCGCCGGGCGCGACCGCCTCCTCGTCTACGAGCTCCTCGAGCGAGGCAGCCTTGACGCCTGGCTGCACGGCGACGCCGCCTCGGCCGGTGGCCTGCTCCCGTGGCCCGCGCGCCTCCGCGTCACCCGCGGCGCAGCGGCCGCGCTCGCCTTCCTGCACCACGACCGCCACCCGCCCGTGCTCCACCGGGACGTCAAGTCCAGCAACGTGCTACTCGACGAGGGATTCGAGGCCAAGCTCGCCGATTTCGGCCATGCGAGGGTCGTCACCGGCGGCCCTGCCGCGTCGCAGCTCAGCACGCAGGCCGCCGGCACAGCGGG GTACATGGCACCAGAGATACGTGAAGGTGTGGGAGCAAGCGTGAAAGCAGATGTGTACAGTTTTGGCGTGCTAATGATGGAGACAGTGACCGGTCGACGACCAAGCTGGCCAATGAAGAACATTAGAGGTAAGGAGGTAGAACTATTGAAATGGGCAAGGGAAAAGGTTGAGGCCGACATATCCTCGGAGATTGCGGATCATCGAATGGGTTTAGAAGGGGAAAAAGAAACAAAGGAGGTGAAAGCTTTCTTGGACATCGCACAAAGTTGCACAGAGGAGTCTCCTAAGTATCGACCAACAATGAAAGAGGTAGTAGAGAGGCTCAATAGGCTGTGA
- the LOC123091433 gene encoding protein FAM98B, translating into MDRYQRVEKPRNETPIRENEIRITALGRMRNYIGYGMSLLEENGHDEITIKAMGRAINKTVMVAELIKRRVAGLHQNTSIESVGITDTWEPLEEGLVPLETTRHVSMITLTLSKEPLDTSSPGYQPPIPAEEVKPAFDYEHEGSFPSARGRGRGGPGGGRRGRGRAISNGPPPYDWGEEWEEDGDYYHNGRGRGRGRLRGRGRARGYYGGGRRGGYGYDYGYGGRGGYYEERGGYFDGEPDEYQPPPGRGRGRGRRMEQNEYYNGEPDEYRPPPGRGRGRGRWMEQNEYFDGEPYEYPPPGRGRGMGRRGGPWRARGRGRGPMLD; encoded by the exons ATGGATAGATACCAAAGGGTGGAGAAGCCTCGGAATGAGACACCGATTCGTGAGAACGAGATCAGGATCACTGCGCTCGGGAGGATGAGGAACTATATCGGCTACGGGATGTCGTTGCTTGAG GAAAATGGGCATGATGAGATCACTATCAAAGCCATGGGACGTGCCATAAATAAGACGGTCATGGTTGCTGAATTGATCAAG AGAAGGGTTGCTGGTCTCCATCAGAATACGTCTATTGAATCTGTTGGCATCACTGACACATGGGAGCCTCTGGAAGAAGGCCTTGTCCC GCTAGAGACAACTCGTCATGTATCAATGATTACCCTAACATTGTCCAAGGAACCATTGGATACATCATCTCCAGG GTACCAGCCACCCATACCAGCTGAAGAGGTGAAACCTGCTTTTGATTATGAACACGAAG gatcctttccctctgctcGTGGTAGAGGTCGTGGTGGACCTGGTGGCGGCCGAAGGGGCAGGGGCAGAG CTATTAGCAATGGACCCCCTCCTTATGACTGGGGTGAAGAATGGGAGGAGGATGGAGACTATTACCACAATGGTAGAGGCAGAGGGAGAGGCCGGCTAAGAGGAAGGGGAAGAGCCCGTGGCTACTACGGAGGTGGTCGACGTGGTGGCTATGGCTATGATTACGGTTATGGTGGCAGGGGTGGCTACTATGAAGAGCGGGGTGGATACTTTGATGGGGAACCAGATGAGTATCAACCCCCTCCAGGCCGTG GGCGTGGCAGGGGAAGAAGAATGGAGCAGAATGAATACTACAATGGCGAACCAGATGAGTATCGCCCTCCTCCAGGCCGTG GGCGTGGCAGGGGAAGATGGATGGAGCAGAATGAATACTTCGATGGAGAACCTTATGAATACCCCCCTCCAGGCCGTG GTCGTGGCATGGGAAGAAGGGGAGGCCCATGGCGCGCCCGAGGCCGCGGGCGTGGTCCGATGCTCGATTGA
- the LOC123091434 gene encoding 60S ribosomal protein L3: MSHRKFEHPRHGSLGFLPRKRCSRHRGKVKAFPRDDQSKKCHLTAFLGYKAGMTHIVREVEKPGSKLHKKETCEAVTIVETPPIVIVGLVAYVKTPRGLRTLNSVWAQHLSEDVRRRFYKNWCKSKKKAFTKYALKYDSDAGKKEIQMQLEKMKKYATVVRVIAHTQIRKMKGLKQKKAHLMEIQINGGTIADKVDYGYNFFEKEVPIDAVFQKDEMIDIIGVTKGKGYEGVVTRWGVTRLPRKTHRGLRKVACIGAWHPARVSYTVARAGQNGYHHRTEMNKKVYKIGKVGQETHDASTEFDRTEKDITPMGGFPHYGVVKADYLMIKGCCVGPKKRVVTLRQSLLKQTSRLALEEIKLKFVDTSSKFGHGRFQTTDEKQRFYGKLKA, encoded by the exons ATGTCGCACCGGAAGTTCGAGCACCCGAGGCACGGATCCCTCGGTTTCCTCCCCAGGAAGCGGTGCTCGCGCCACCGCGGAAAGG TGAAGGCCTTCCCCAGAGATGACCAATCCAAGAAATGCCATCTCACTGCCTTCCTTGGCTACAAGGCTGGGATGACTCACATTGTGCGTGAGGTCGAGAAGCCTGGTTCCA AGCTACACAAGAAGGAGACATGTGAGGCTGTCACCATTGTTGAGACACCCCCGATTGTTATTGTTGGACTTGTTGCCTATGTGAAGACTCCTCGTGGCCTTCGTACTCTCAACTCTGTCTGGGCACAGCATCTCAGCGAAGATGTGAGGAGAAGGTTCTACAAGAACTGGTGCAAGAGCAAGAAGAAGGCCTTCACCAAGTATGCTCTGAAGTATGACAGTGATGCTGGCAAGAAAGAAATCCAGATGCAGCTTGAGAAGATGAAGAAGTATGCTACTGTTGTCCGAGTTATCGCCCATACCCAG ATCAGGAAGATGAAGGGGTTGAAGCAGAAGAAGGCTCACCTCATGGAGATCCAGATCAATGGTGGCACCATCGCTGACAAGGTCGACTATGGTTACAACTTCTTTGAGAAGGAAGTCCCCATTGATGCTGTATTCCAAAAAGATGAGATGATTGACATCATTGGAGTTACCAAGGGTAAGGGTTATGAAGGTGTTGTGACACGTTGGGGTGTCACCCGTCTTCCCCGCAAGACCCACAGAGGTCTTCGCAAGGTTGCCTGTATTGGTGCCTGGCATCCTGCTAGGGTGTCCTACACTGTTGCTCGTGCTGGTCAGAATGGATACCACCACCGAACTGAGATGAACAAGAAGGTCTACAAGATTGGCAAGGTTGGACAGGAAACTCATGATGCCTCTACTGAGTTCGACAG GACCGAGAAGGACATCACTCCGATGGGCGGCTTCCCTCACTATGGTGTGGTGAAGGCTGACTACCTGATGATCAAAGGATGCTGTGTCGGCCCCAAGAAGCGCGTGGTGACCCTCCGCCAGTCCCTGCTGAAGCAGACCTCTCGTCTGGCCCTGGAGGAGATCAAGCTCAAGTTTGTCGACACCTCTTCCAAGTTCGGCCACGGTCGCTTCCAGACCACAGACGAGAAGCAGAGGTTCTACGGCAAGCTCAAGGCTTGA